A window of the Verminephrobacter eiseniae EF01-2 genome harbors these coding sequences:
- the cphA gene encoding cyanophycin synthetase, with protein MEVSRTRALRGPNLWSRHMAIEALVDCAPAERAVGRMTGFEARLRALFPAIGALHPEGGDSDITLAHVLQAAALALQAQAGCPVSFARTTATTEAGRYQVVVEYSQEAVGRQAFADAQQLIEAAAGRGRFDAAEAVAALRELDAEERLGPSTGAIVEAALARGIPYRRLTRGSLVQFGWGARQRRIQAAEIDSTSAVAESIGQDKNLTKRLLHAAGVPVPLGQPVHSIGQAWDVALQVGLPVVLKPQDGNQGKGVTVNIGERAQLEDAYRNAARHGTVMVERFLPGHDFRLLVVGEQLVAAARRDPPQVLGDGVHSVRELVEQVNQDPRRGTGHATALTKIALDDIAVARLALQALTPDSVPAKGQRVILRNNANLSTGGSATDVTEDVHPEVAARAVAAARMVGLHICGVDMVAETVLRPLEEQGGGIVEVNAAPGLRMHLAPSYGKPRNVAQAIVERLYAHGDDGRIPVVAVTGTNGKTTTARLIAQLFTAQGLRVGMTNTDGVYVNGRQIDSGDCSGPKSARNVLLHPEVDAAVFETARGGILREGLGFDRCQVAVVTNIGTGDHLGLNYITTVQDLAVLKRVIVQNVAPGGYAVLNAADPIVAAMAPACPGKVIYFAGGRHHPVMVTHRAQGHRTVYVDGDCIVASEGSWRETIHLRDVPVTRNGTIAFQVDNVMAAVAAAWGVGLPWQTLRRGLSGFVNDSDNAPGRFNIMDYRGATLIADYGHNPDAMRALASAVEAIDAASGKRRSVVISAAGDRRDEDIRQQSAILGAAFDEVILYQDAAQRGRSDGEVMALLRQGLIGAARARHIEEIHGEFNAIDTALARLQPGDLCLVLVDQVQQALAHLTRRCAEAAATP; from the coding sequence ATGGAAGTATCCCGAACCCGAGCGCTGCGCGGCCCGAACCTGTGGAGCCGCCACATGGCCATCGAGGCGCTTGTCGACTGCGCGCCCGCCGAGCGGGCCGTGGGCCGGATGACCGGCTTCGAGGCGCGGCTGCGCGCGCTGTTTCCGGCCATTGGCGCGCTGCACCCCGAAGGCGGCGACAGCGACATCACGCTGGCCCATGTGCTGCAAGCTGCCGCGTTGGCATTGCAGGCGCAGGCCGGCTGCCCGGTGAGCTTTGCGCGCACCACGGCCACCACCGAGGCGGGCCGGTATCAGGTGGTGGTCGAGTACAGCCAGGAGGCCGTCGGACGCCAAGCCTTTGCCGACGCGCAGCAACTCATCGAAGCCGCAGCAGGCCGTGGCCGCTTCGACGCCGCCGAGGCCGTGGCCGCCTTGCGCGAGCTCGATGCCGAAGAGCGGCTGGGGCCGAGCACCGGCGCGATCGTCGAAGCCGCGCTGGCCCGTGGCATCCCCTACCGGCGCCTGACCCGGGGCAGCCTGGTGCAGTTTGGCTGGGGCGCCAGGCAGCGCCGCATACAGGCCGCAGAGATCGACAGCACCAGCGCCGTGGCCGAATCCATCGGCCAGGACAAGAACCTGACCAAACGCTTGCTGCACGCCGCCGGTGTGCCGGTGCCGCTGGGCCAGCCTGTGCACAGCATCGGGCAAGCCTGGGACGTTGCGCTGCAAGTGGGCCTGCCAGTGGTGCTCAAGCCGCAGGACGGCAACCAGGGCAAGGGCGTGACGGTGAACATCGGCGAGCGCGCCCAGCTCGAGGACGCCTACCGCAATGCCGCCCGGCATGGCACGGTGATGGTCGAGCGCTTTCTGCCCGGCCATGACTTTCGCCTGCTGGTGGTGGGCGAGCAATTGGTGGCCGCCGCGCGCCGCGACCCGCCGCAGGTGCTGGGCGACGGCGTGCACAGCGTGCGCGAACTGGTCGAGCAGGTCAACCAGGACCCGCGCCGTGGCACGGGCCATGCCACCGCGCTGACCAAAATCGCGCTCGACGACATCGCCGTGGCCCGTCTGGCGCTGCAAGCGCTGACCCCGGACTCGGTGCCCGCCAAGGGCCAGCGCGTGATCTTGCGCAACAACGCCAACCTGTCGACCGGCGGCAGCGCCACCGATGTGACCGAGGACGTGCACCCCGAAGTGGCCGCCCGCGCGGTGGCCGCCGCCCGGATGGTGGGCCTGCATATCTGCGGCGTCGACATGGTGGCCGAGACCGTGCTGCGCCCGCTGGAAGAACAAGGCGGCGGCATCGTCGAGGTCAACGCCGCCCCCGGCCTGCGCATGCACCTGGCGCCCTCGTATGGCAAGCCGCGCAACGTGGCGCAGGCCATCGTCGAGCGCCTGTACGCCCATGGCGACGACGGGCGCATCCCGGTGGTGGCCGTGACCGGCACCAACGGCAAGACCACCACGGCGCGCCTGATCGCCCAATTGTTCACGGCCCAGGGCCTGCGCGTGGGCATGACCAACACCGATGGCGTGTATGTGAACGGGCGCCAGATCGACAGCGGCGATTGCAGCGGCCCGAAAAGCGCGCGCAACGTGCTGTTGCACCCCGAGGTGGACGCTGCGGTGTTCGAGACCGCGCGCGGCGGCATCTTGCGCGAAGGACTGGGCTTCGACCGCTGCCAGGTGGCCGTGGTCACCAACATCGGCACCGGCGACCACCTGGGCCTGAACTACATCACCACGGTGCAAGACCTGGCCGTGCTCAAGCGCGTGATCGTGCAGAACGTGGCCCCCGGCGGCTATGCGGTGCTCAACGCCGCCGACCCCATCGTCGCCGCCATGGCCCCGGCCTGCCCCGGCAAGGTGATCTACTTTGCCGGCGGGCGCCACCACCCGGTGATGGTCACGCACCGCGCCCAGGGCCACCGCACCGTGTATGTCGATGGCGACTGCATCGTGGCCTCGGAAGGCTCGTGGCGCGAGACCATCCATCTGCGCGACGTGCCGGTCACGCGCAACGGCACGATCGCCTTCCAGGTCGACAACGTGATGGCCGCCGTGGCCGCCGCCTGGGGCGTGGGCCTGCCGTGGCAGACGCTGCGCCGTGGCCTGTCGGGCTTTGTCAACGACAGCGACAACGCCCCCGGGCGCTTCAACATCATGGACTACCGGGGCGCCACCCTGATTGCCGACTACGGCCACAACCCCGATGCGATGCGCGCGCTCGCCAGCGCCGTCGAGGCCATCGACGCCGCATCCGGCAAGCGCCGCAGCGTGGTGATCAGCGCCGCCGGCGACCGCCGCGACGAAGACATCCGCCAGCAGAGCGCGATTTTGGGCGCCGCGTTCGATGAGGTCATCCTGTACCAGGACGCGGCCCAGCGCGGCCGCAGCGACGGCGAAGTGATGGCGCTGCTGCGCCAAGGCCTGATCGGCGCAGCGCGCGCGCGCCACATCGAAGAAATCCACGGCGAATTCAACGCCATCGACACCGCGCTGGCGCGGCTGCAACCGGGCGACCTGTGCCTGGTGCTGGTCGATCAGGTGCAGCAGGCCCTGGCCCATCTGACCCGGCGCTGCGCCGAAGCCGCCGCAACCCCATGA
- a CDS encoding cyanophycin synthetase, translating into MATFDDIQLLRIQYLRGPNIWTYRPVLEVWLDLGALEEHPSHRLPGFNERLTAWLPALIEHHCGVGERGGFLQRLQEGTWCGHVLEHIVIELLNLAGMPTGFGQTRSTSQRGRYRMVFRARDESVARVALAQGHRLIMAAINDQAFDVPAAVARVRTEVDDQYLGPSTACIVAAATERGIPHIRLNDGNLVQLGYGAAQRRIWTAESDFTSAIAEGIASDKELTKGLLASCGLPIPEGRLVHSPEQAWQAAQDIGLPVVLKPSDGNHGRGVTLDLHSRQDIEAAYRLAEPEGSQVMVERFIAGAEHRLLVVGDKLVAAARGEVVSITGNGRSTVAELIDSQINADPRRGYEEAYPLEVIDIATHESVQLELRRQGLEGDGVPAAGRKIVVQRNGNVAIDCTDEVHPEVAYSAVLAAKVVGLDIAGIDLVAQDIARPLQEQGGAIVEVNAGPGLLMHLKPAVGAPRPVGQAIAEHLFAAQGQEPGERAGRIPVVGVTGTRSTATIARLVAWLLHLSGRHTGLACRQGLFLDRRCVQSGDCTHWQASHRLLMNNLVQAAVIESNAHTILRDGLAYDRCQVGLVTDMDGLEPLAEFDVHDRAQMSRVLRTQVDVVLPEGAAVLNAAIAQVAELAALSDGAVLLYAQDASLPVICAHRERGNGRAVLVKNGQVVLASGSAEQWLGPVSELRFGRHALLPDIDALLAAIAVCWALGIAPELICAGIKTFEPAEEELPAGAGGACAA; encoded by the coding sequence ATGGCGACATTCGACGACATCCAACTGCTGCGCATCCAATACCTGCGCGGCCCGAATATCTGGACCTACCGGCCGGTGCTGGAGGTCTGGCTCGATCTGGGCGCGCTGGAGGAGCATCCCTCGCACCGCCTGCCCGGTTTCAATGAGCGCCTGACGGCCTGGCTGCCGGCGCTGATCGAGCACCACTGCGGCGTGGGCGAGCGCGGCGGGTTCTTGCAGCGCTTGCAGGAAGGCACCTGGTGCGGCCATGTGCTCGAGCACATCGTGATCGAACTGCTCAACCTGGCGGGCATGCCCACCGGTTTCGGCCAGACGCGCAGCACTTCGCAGCGCGGCCGCTACCGCATGGTGTTCCGGGCGCGCGACGAGAGCGTGGCGCGGGTGGCGCTGGCCCAGGGCCACCGTCTGATCATGGCCGCGATCAATGACCAGGCTTTTGACGTGCCGGCTGCCGTGGCCCGCGTGCGCACCGAGGTCGATGACCAGTACCTGGGCCCGAGCACGGCCTGCATCGTCGCGGCCGCGACCGAGCGGGGCATTCCGCATATCCGGCTCAACGATGGCAACCTGGTGCAACTGGGCTACGGCGCAGCACAGCGGCGCATCTGGACGGCCGAGTCCGATTTCACCAGCGCCATCGCCGAGGGCATTGCCAGCGACAAAGAACTGACCAAGGGCTTGCTGGCGTCGTGCGGCCTGCCGATCCCCGAGGGCCGGCTGGTGCACAGCCCGGAGCAGGCGTGGCAGGCGGCGCAGGACATCGGCCTGCCGGTGGTGCTCAAGCCCTCGGACGGCAACCACGGCCGAGGCGTGACGCTGGACTTGCACAGCCGTCAAGACATCGAGGCCGCGTACCGGCTGGCCGAGCCCGAGGGCAGCCAGGTGATGGTCGAGCGCTTCATCGCCGGCGCCGAGCACCGCCTGCTGGTGGTCGGCGACAAACTGGTGGCCGCAGCGCGCGGCGAGGTGGTCAGCATCACCGGCAACGGCCGCTCGACGGTGGCCGAACTGATCGATAGCCAGATCAACGCCGACCCGCGCCGGGGCTACGAAGAGGCGTATCCGCTGGAAGTCATCGACATCGCCACCCATGAGTCGGTGCAACTGGAGCTGCGGCGCCAGGGGCTCGAAGGCGATGGTGTGCCCGCCGCCGGGCGCAAGATCGTGGTGCAGCGCAACGGCAATGTGGCCATTGACTGCACGGACGAAGTGCACCCCGAGGTCGCCTACAGCGCGGTGCTGGCCGCCAAGGTCGTGGGGCTGGACATAGCGGGCATCGACCTGGTGGCGCAAGACATCGCGCGCCCGCTGCAAGAGCAAGGCGGCGCGATCGTCGAAGTCAACGCCGGCCCTGGCCTGCTGATGCACCTCAAGCCAGCCGTGGGCGCGCCGCGCCCGGTGGGCCAGGCGATTGCAGAGCATCTGTTTGCTGCGCAGGGGCAGGAGCCGGGCGAGCGGGCCGGGCGCATTCCGGTGGTGGGCGTGACCGGCACGCGCAGCACGGCGACCATCGCGCGCCTGGTGGCTTGGCTGCTGCACCTGAGCGGACGCCACACCGGCCTGGCCTGCCGGCAGGGCCTGTTCCTGGACCGGCGCTGCGTGCAAAGCGGCGACTGCACGCACTGGCAAGCCAGCCACCGCCTGCTGATGAACAACCTGGTGCAGGCCGCCGTGATCGAGAGCAACGCCCACACCATCTTGCGCGACGGCCTGGCCTATGACCGCTGCCAGGTGGGACTGGTGACCGACATGGACGGCCTGGAGCCATTGGCCGAATTCGACGTGCACGATCGAGCGCAGATGAGCCGGGTGCTGCGCACCCAGGTCGATGTGGTGCTGCCCGAGGGCGCCGCCGTGCTGAACGCTGCCATCGCCCAGGTGGCAGAGCTTGCCGCGCTGTCCGACGGCGCAGTGCTGCTGTATGCGCAGGACGCCAGCCTGCCCGTGATCTGCGCGCACCGCGAGCGCGGCAATGGCCGCGCCGTGCTCGTGAAAAACGGCCAAGTGGTGCTGGCCAGCGGCAGCGCCGAGCAGTGGCTCGGGCCGGTGTCGGAACTGCGCTTTGGCCGCCATGCGCTGCTGCCCGATATCGACGCGCTGCTGGCCGCCATCGCCGTCTGCTGGGCCTTGGGCATTGCCCCGGAACTGATCTGCGCGGGCATCAAGACCTTCGAGCCTGCCGAAGAAGAACTGCCTGCCGGAGCCGGTGGCGCGTGCGCAGCATGA
- a CDS encoding cyanophycin metabolism-associated ABC transporter: MQHHHCVDASDVFADPVGAGLRAMLMPQENVLALLKVDLSAALRFAAAWVVLSTDRLLTCDAGSPHWRSWPLNAALTLRLQDHGGVGTLELHDPQARLAQWRFTLARHTQALRLVQCFEQQSARIAGGADDRADGGNAAQEEKAAICAAAPDPVGPVGPPCPLCPLCPLCQTPLPPDSDACPACARAQPAPTSTWVLLRLWRFARPYRRQLAAGFALTLASTAATLVPPYLSIPLMDDILIPFQNGRQIAPGLVLLYLGALLLSALAAWGLSWARTYILALVSERIGADLRTSTYEHLLRLSLDYFGGKRTGDLMARIGSETDRINVFLSLHALDFVTDLLMIAMTAAILFSINHWLALVTLVPLPFIGWMIHRVRERLRTGFEKIDRVWSEVTNVLADTIPGIRVVKAFAQEQREARRFRDANQHNLQVNDKLNQTWSLFTPTVTLLTEIGLLVVWACGIWLVAHAQITVGVLTAFIAYIGRFYGRLDAMSRIVSVTQKAAAGAKRIFDILDHVSNVPDPAQPVPIGRMQGAIRLQGVGFRYGNRAVIKDLELDIRPGEMLGLVGHSGSGKSTLVNLISRFYDVSAGSIQVDGIDIRRFAVADYRRHIGLVLQEPFLFFGTIAENIAYGKPEARREDIVAAARAAHAHEFILRLPQGYDSLVGERGQGLSGGERQRISIARALLIDPRILILDEATSAVDTETETEIQKALDNLVQGRTTIAIAHRLSTLRKADRLVVMEQGAVVEVGPHDALMQQRGAYWRLHEAQARRTGQDSQGSQGSQNDQDSQTHQTSARCPPHPAQPAAHR, translated from the coding sequence ATGCAACATCACCATTGTGTGGACGCCTCGGATGTCTTTGCTGACCCTGTGGGGGCCGGTTTGCGGGCCATGCTCATGCCCCAAGAGAACGTGCTGGCGCTGCTAAAGGTTGACCTGAGCGCCGCACTGCGCTTTGCCGCAGCCTGGGTGGTGCTCAGCACCGACCGCCTGCTGACCTGCGATGCGGGCAGCCCGCACTGGCGCAGTTGGCCGCTGAACGCCGCGCTGACGCTGCGCCTGCAAGACCATGGCGGCGTCGGCACGCTGGAGTTGCATGACCCGCAGGCGCGCCTGGCGCAGTGGCGCTTCACGCTGGCCCGGCACACGCAGGCGCTGCGGCTGGTGCAATGCTTTGAGCAGCAAAGCGCCCGGATCGCCGGCGGGGCGGACGACCGGGCGGACGGCGGCAACGCAGCGCAAGAGGAAAAGGCCGCCATCTGCGCCGCCGCCCCCGACCCCGTTGGCCCCGTTGGCCCCCCGTGCCCCCTGTGTCCCCTGTGTCCCCTGTGCCAAACCCCGCTCCCCCCCGACAGCGACGCCTGCCCGGCCTGCGCCCGCGCCCAACCCGCGCCGACCTCCACCTGGGTGCTGCTGCGCCTGTGGCGCTTTGCGCGGCCCTACCGCCGGCAACTGGCCGCCGGCTTTGCGCTGACGCTGGCCTCGACGGCGGCGACGCTGGTGCCGCCGTACCTGAGCATCCCGCTGATGGACGACATCCTGATCCCGTTCCAGAACGGCCGGCAGATCGCCCCCGGCCTGGTGCTGCTCTACCTGGGCGCGCTGCTGCTGTCGGCGCTGGCCGCCTGGGGACTGAGCTGGGCGCGCACCTACATCCTGGCGCTGGTATCCGAGCGCATCGGCGCCGACCTGCGCACCAGCACCTACGAGCACCTGCTGCGCCTGTCGCTGGACTACTTTGGCGGCAAGCGCACCGGCGACCTGATGGCGCGCATCGGCTCCGAGACCGACCGGATCAACGTCTTCCTGTCGCTGCACGCGCTCGACTTCGTCACCGACCTGCTGATGATCGCGATGACCGCGGCCATCTTGTTCTCCATCAACCACTGGCTGGCGCTGGTCACGCTGGTGCCGCTGCCATTCATCGGCTGGATGATCCACCGCGTGCGCGAGCGCCTGCGCACCGGCTTCGAGAAAATCGACCGCGTCTGGTCCGAAGTCACCAACGTGCTGGCCGACACCATACCGGGCATCCGCGTGGTCAAAGCCTTCGCCCAGGAACAGCGCGAAGCCCGGCGCTTTCGCGACGCCAACCAGCACAACCTGCAAGTCAACGACAAGCTCAACCAGACCTGGAGCCTGTTCACGCCCACCGTGACGCTGCTGACCGAAATCGGCCTGCTGGTGGTCTGGGCCTGCGGCATCTGGCTGGTCGCGCACGCGCAAATCACGGTCGGGGTGCTGACCGCATTCATCGCCTACATCGGGCGCTTTTACGGGCGGCTCGACGCGATGAGCCGCATCGTCTCGGTCACGCAAAAGGCGGCGGCGGGCGCGAAACGCATCTTTGACATCCTCGACCATGTGAGCAACGTGCCCGACCCCGCGCAGCCCGTGCCCATCGGGCGGATGCAGGGCGCCATCCGCCTGCAAGGCGTGGGCTTTCGCTATGGCAACCGCGCCGTCATCAAAGACCTGGAACTGGACATCCGCCCCGGCGAAATGCTCGGCCTGGTCGGGCACAGCGGCTCGGGCAAAAGCACGCTGGTGAACCTGATCAGCCGCTTTTATGACGTCAGTGCCGGCTCGATACAGGTCGATGGCATCGACATCCGCCGCTTTGCCGTGGCCGACTACCGCCGCCACATCGGCCTGGTGCTGCAAGAGCCATTTTTGTTCTTCGGCACGATTGCCGAGAACATCGCCTACGGCAAACCCGAGGCCCGGCGCGAGGACATCGTGGCCGCAGCCCGCGCCGCGCATGCGCATGAATTCATACTGCGCCTGCCGCAGGGCTACGACTCGCTGGTCGGCGAACGCGGCCAGGGCCTGTCGGGCGGAGAGCGCCAGCGCATCTCGATCGCCCGCGCGCTGCTGATCGACCCGCGCATCCTGATCCTGGACGAAGCCACCTCGGCCGTGGACACCGAAACCGAAACCGAAATCCAGAAAGCGCTGGACAACCTGGTGCAAGGCCGCACCACCATCGCCATCGCGCACCGCCTGTCAACGCTGCGCAAAGCCGACCGGCTGGTCGTGATGGAGCAAGGCGCAGTGGTCGAAGTCGGCCCGCATGACGCGCTGATGCAACAGCGCGGCGCCTACTGGCGGCTCCATGAAGCCCAGGCCCGCCGCACCGGACAAGACAGCCAGGGCAGCCAGGGCAGCCAAAACGACCAGGACAGCCAGACCCACCAGACCAGCGCCCGCTGCCCGCCGCACCCGGCCCAGCCGGCGGCCCACCGATGA
- a CDS encoding cyanophycin metabolism-associated DUF1854 family protein: MNTTTPPPPPPAFTLARNPHGRLVLTFADGTAHEGVTPVRAFPIAAPTQGLALLGQDGHELLWIARLDQLAAPVRAQIEQALALREFVPVIEKILTVSSFATPSTWEVETDRGLTRLVLKAEEDIRRLGARTQLLIASGDGLQFCIEDSTALDRHSRRLLERFL, translated from the coding sequence ATGAACACCACCACCCCGCCGCCGCCACCGCCCGCCTTCACGCTGGCGCGCAACCCGCATGGCCGCCTGGTGCTGACATTCGCCGATGGCACGGCGCACGAAGGCGTGACGCCGGTGCGCGCCTTTCCGATCGCCGCGCCGACCCAGGGGCTTGCGCTGCTCGGCCAGGACGGCCACGAACTGCTGTGGATTGCCCGGCTCGATCAACTGGCCGCCCCGGTCCGCGCGCAGATCGAGCAAGCGCTGGCCCTGCGCGAGTTCGTGCCGGTCATCGAAAAAATCCTCACCGTCTCCAGCTTTGCCACCCCGAGCACCTGGGAGGTGGAAACCGACCGGGGCCTGACCCGCCTGGTGCTCAAGGCCGAAGAAGACATCCGCCGCCTGGGCGCGCGCACGCAACTGCTGATCGCCAGCGGCGACGGCCTGCAGTTTTGCATCGAGGACAGCACAGCGCTGGACCGGCATTCACGGCGGCTGCTGGAGCGCTTTCTGTGA
- a CDS encoding DUF5397 domain-containing protein, whose translation MQTAITPPAVPVGEFKSFGPLGPKYEVGRAIRQLGDGDWMIEITMIETGEKAEYRWSHLIDDPQAH comes from the coding sequence ATGCAGACAGCCATCACACCGCCCGCCGTTCCGGTCGGCGAATTCAAGAGCTTTGGGCCGTTGGGCCCGAAATACGAAGTGGGTCGAGCCATTCGCCAGTTGGGCGATGGGGACTGGATGATCGAGATCACGATGATCGAAACGGGCGAGAAAGCGGAATACCGTTGGTCGCATCTGATCGATGACCCGCAGGCTCACTGA
- a CDS encoding virulence factor — protein sequence MYALAFDLVVADTAKHHPKGVTQAYTEIGAVLGEYGFRRVQGSLYVTDDENMANLFLAIQALRTRMWFPKSVRDIRAFRIEQWSDFTAVVKS from the coding sequence ATGTACGCGCTAGCTTTCGACCTGGTGGTGGCCGACACTGCCAAGCATCACCCCAAGGGCGTGACACAGGCGTATACCGAGATTGGCGCGGTGCTTGGCGAGTATGGCTTTCGCCGCGTACAGGGTAGCCTGTACGTCACCGATGACGAGAACATGGCGAACCTGTTCCTTGCCATCCAGGCGCTGAGAACCCGGATGTGGTTCCCAAAGTCCGTGCGCGATATCCGCGCTTTCCGTATCGAGCAGTGGTCTGACTTCACTGCCGTGGTGAAGTCGTAA